In Macadamia integrifolia cultivar HAES 741 chromosome 1, SCU_Mint_v3, whole genome shotgun sequence, a single window of DNA contains:
- the LOC122076796 gene encoding ATP-dependent Clp protease adapter protein CLPS2, chloroplastic-like: MEMAAAISSRTTGLYPPKMVQFSSSPLNCISSISLPQKKRSGYGMASLSAKSRFGSLKGGAGLLERPNFDQSQFDPTPQAEEGGDIGRRKDKRGTGSGDSYRVLLIDDRRHTEKCVAQVLSYVVPSVTYDDGRKIFHESRQNGASVVTVAVKEHAEYYAHIMVRWGLRSAIEPDSKTM, from the exons ATGGAGATGGCTGCTGCTATTAGTAGCAGAACAACTGGTCTTTATCCTCCCAAAATGGTgcagttctcttcttctccgttgAATTGCATTAGCTCGATTTCTTTGCCCCAAAAGAAAAGGTCTGGTTATGGAATGGCTTCTCTGTCTGCGAAATCGAGGTTTGGATCATTGAAAGGAGGTGCGGGACTCTTGGAGCGCCCGAACTTTGATCAGTCACAGTTTGATCCTACTCCGCAAGCTGAAGAAG GTGGAGATATTGGACGTCGGAAGGACAAGAGAGGTACAGGGAGTGGAGACAGCTACAGAGTTTTGCTGATTGATGATAGACGCCATACTGAAAAGTGtg TGGCACAAGTCTTATCATATGTGGTGCCATCCGTTACATATGATGATGGAAGAAAAATCTTCCACGAATCACGTCAGAATGGTGCGTCTGTTGTAACAGTTGCTGtgaag GAGCATGCTGAATACTATGCACACATCATGGTTCGTTGGGGATTGCGGTCAGCAATTGAACCTGATTCAAAAACCATGTGA
- the LOC122073952 gene encoding 40S ribosomal protein S24-1-like → MADSKAVTIRTRKFMTNRLLSRKQFVIDVLHPGRPNVSKAELKEKLGRMYEVKDPNSIFVFKFRTHFGGGKSTGFGLIYDSVDSAKKYEPKYRLIRNGLDTKVEKSRKQMKERKNRAKKIRGIKKTKAGDAAKAGKKK, encoded by the exons ATGGCGGATTCCAAGGCAGTTACCATTCGAACCAGAAAATTTATGACCAACAGGCTTCTCTCCAGGAAACAGTTC GTTATTGATGTTCTTCATCCCGGAAGACCGAATGTTTCTAAG GCGGAGCTAAAGGAGAAGCTCGGAAGGATGTACGAGGTGAAAGATCCAAACTCAATATTCGTTTTCAAGTTTAGAACCCATTTTGGTGGTGGCAAGTCCACTGGTTTCGGTTTGATCTACGATTCTGTAGATAGTGCCAAGAAGTACGAGCCCAAGTATAGGCTCATCAGG AATGGACTTGATACAAAGGTTGAGAAGTCAAGAAAGCaaatgaaggaaaggaagaacaGGGCCAAAAAGATTCGTGGTATTAAGAAG ACTAAGGCTGGAGATGCTGCCAAAGCtgggaagaagaaatga